The following is a genomic window from Campylobacter concisus.
TATCGATGAAATTTTAAAAGAGTGCGAAGAGATAGTAAATTTAGGTATAAAATCGATCATTTTATTTGGCATACCAAGCCTAAAAGATAGCGTTGGCAGTGATGCACTAAGTAACGACGGCATCATCGCAACCGCACTTAGAGCGATAAAAGATAAATTCCCAAATTTAGTAGTCGTCACTGATCTTTGCTTTTGCGAATATACAGACCACGGCCACTGCGGCATAATCGATCACGTGCATAACACCATCGACAATGACGCAACGCTTGAAATCTCAGCCAAACAAGCCTTGATACACGCTCAAAATGGCGCCGACATGATCGCACCAAGCGGTATGATGGATGGCATCATCGCAACACTAAGAGAGGCGCTTGATAGCAATGGCTATGAAAATTTACCAGTGATGGCTTACTCAACTAAATTTGCCTCAGCCTACTACGGACCATTTCGTGACGTGGCGCAAAGCGCTCCAAGCTTTGGCGATAGAAAGAGCTATCAAATGGACAGCGCAAACCGCTTGGAGGCGATCAACGAGAGCTTGCAAGACGAAGCGCAAGGCGCTGATATCTTGATGGTAAAGCCAGCGCTTGCTTATCTTGACATCGTTAGAGAGCTTAGAAATTTAACCCTTCTGCCTATCTGCGTCTATAACGTAAGCGGCGAGTACGCACTGCTAAAAGCTGGTGCAAAAGCTGGCATCATCGACTATGATCGCGTTATGATGGAGACTTTGATCGGCTTTAAAAGAGCAGGGGCAAATTTGATCATCACCTATCACGCAAAAGAAGCAGCTAAAATTTTAAGGGG
Proteins encoded in this region:
- the hemB gene encoding porphobilinogen synthase — translated: MFKRFRRLRINPALRDMVRETSLSVNDFIYPLFVVEGKGVKNEIASMPGVYQMSIDEILKECEEIVNLGIKSIILFGIPSLKDSVGSDALSNDGIIATALRAIKDKFPNLVVVTDLCFCEYTDHGHCGIIDHVHNTIDNDATLEISAKQALIHAQNGADMIAPSGMMDGIIATLREALDSNGYENLPVMAYSTKFASAYYGPFRDVAQSAPSFGDRKSYQMDSANRLEAINESLQDEAQGADILMVKPALAYLDIVRELRNLTLLPICVYNVSGEYALLKAGAKAGIIDYDRVMMETLIGFKRAGANLIITYHAKEAAKILRG